One Curtobacterium herbarum genomic window carries:
- a CDS encoding endonuclease/exonuclease/phosphatase family protein, producing MHRQADDRPIIGPVAAPDLHCMTLNLRRSVPRPAGHPDSWEHRRDAVVALVASEAPTVLAVQEALRPQAVDLATGIGSRWEALLLGRDRYGDGEAVGLLVDTERCSVVERRSWTMSRTPLRPGSRSWATAFPRHAVGAVLDDHATGRRFLALATHLDVASPWARLRSAQLLGRIVAQSGLPAVVMADYNAPAGSAPWRALAEAGVPDTWGRASRHETAELGTYAAYREPRADKPRIDGVLATEDADVSRVAVSTRRPGGVWPSDHLAVHAVLSFGTTA from the coding sequence ATGCACCGACAGGCCGACGACCGACCGATCATCGGGCCGGTTGCGGCTCCCGACCTGCACTGCATGACCCTCAACCTGCGCCGGAGCGTGCCCCGACCAGCGGGACACCCGGACTCGTGGGAGCACCGCCGCGACGCCGTGGTCGCGCTCGTCGCCTCCGAAGCGCCCACCGTCCTCGCCGTCCAGGAGGCCCTCCGCCCCCAGGCGGTCGACCTCGCCACCGGCATCGGGTCGCGCTGGGAAGCCCTGCTGCTCGGACGGGACCGGTACGGCGACGGCGAGGCCGTCGGGCTCCTGGTCGACACCGAGCGCTGCTCCGTCGTCGAGCGCCGGTCGTGGACGATGTCCCGCACACCGCTCCGCCCCGGCTCCCGGTCCTGGGCGACCGCCTTCCCCCGGCACGCCGTCGGGGCCGTCCTCGACGACCACGCGACCGGTCGGCGCTTCCTCGCCCTCGCCACCCACCTCGACGTCGCATCGCCCTGGGCACGCCTCCGCTCCGCGCAGCTGCTCGGCCGGATCGTCGCCCAGTCCGGCCTGCCCGCTGTCGTCATGGCCGACTACAACGCACCCGCCGGGTCGGCGCCGTGGCGCGCACTGGCGGAGGCGGGCGTCCCCGACACCTGGGGGCGGGCCTCCCGGCACGAGACGGCGGAACTCGGCACGTACGCCGCCTACCGGGAGCCGCGTGCCGACAAGCCGCGCATCGACGGTGTGCTCGCCACCGAGGACGCCGACGTGTCCCGCGTCGCCGTCTCCACCCGGCGACCCGGGGGAGTGTGGCCGTCCGACCACCTCGCCGTGCACGCTGTGCTGTCCTTCGGGACCACCGCGTGA
- a CDS encoding RecQ family ATP-dependent DNA helicase, whose translation MSSPAASPVPPAAAVPAAAVPSTTAPSAAVAAEAQEALQALTGRVDAVFHPGQLEAISALVEHRQRALVVQRTGWGKSAVYFLATLLLRRRGGGPTVLVSPLLALMRDQVAAAARAGVRAVSINSANAHEWTETQAALARDEVDVLLVSPERLNNPKFRDEQLPALIGRMGMLVVDEAHCISDWGHDFRPDYRRLAELIRSLPHGVPVLATTATANERVVEDVAEQLTAGPEDPVFTIRGSLARASLRLGVLTLPDARARLGWLLAHLGDLPGSGIIYTLTVSAAEDIARLLRESGYAVRAYTGRTDNDEREQLEGQLKNNELKALVATSALGMGFDKPDLGFVVHIGAPSSPVAYYQQIGRAGRATDNADVLLLPGREDQEIWQYFASASMPTESRASAVLGALSTDSAMSTVALEGLVDIKRSTLELLLKVLDVDGAVRRVGGGWVATGRPWEYDAARYERVAAARAAEAASMLTYESTSACRMQLLQQDLDDPTAEPCGRCDNCAGAWYPTDVSDADRTGAANALDQVGVEIAPRAQWPSGMASLGVAVKGKIPAGELVAPGRAVARLTDLGWGGPLRALFANATPDAPVSRELVDGCVRALKDWPWETRPTGVVAMSSRSRPQLVASLAQALSSIGRLQHLGTLERDGGTPRGDGATNSAYRLSGVWDTFVIGPELAAALQAHEGPVLLVDDLVDSRWTMTVAGRELRRAGASAVLPFALATVA comes from the coding sequence ATGAGTTCACCTGCTGCTTCCCCCGTCCCGCCGGCTGCGGCCGTGCCTGCGGCCGCGGTGCCGTCCACCACGGCACCGTCCGCTGCCGTCGCGGCCGAGGCGCAGGAGGCCCTGCAGGCGCTGACGGGTCGGGTCGACGCGGTCTTCCACCCCGGGCAGCTCGAAGCCATCTCCGCGCTGGTCGAGCACCGGCAGCGGGCGCTCGTCGTGCAGCGCACCGGGTGGGGCAAGTCCGCCGTCTACTTCCTCGCCACCCTGCTGCTCCGTCGTCGGGGCGGTGGGCCGACCGTCCTGGTGTCACCGCTGCTCGCGCTGATGCGCGACCAGGTGGCCGCCGCGGCCCGGGCCGGGGTCCGAGCGGTGTCGATCAACTCCGCGAACGCACACGAGTGGACCGAGACCCAGGCCGCCCTCGCCCGTGACGAGGTCGACGTGCTGCTGGTCTCCCCCGAGCGCCTGAACAACCCGAAGTTCCGCGACGAACAGCTACCGGCGCTGATCGGACGGATGGGCATGCTCGTCGTCGACGAAGCCCACTGCATCTCCGACTGGGGCCACGACTTCCGGCCGGACTACCGACGTCTCGCCGAGCTCATCCGGTCCCTGCCGCACGGTGTGCCCGTCCTCGCGACCACGGCGACCGCGAACGAGCGCGTGGTCGAGGACGTGGCCGAACAGCTGACCGCCGGGCCCGAGGACCCGGTGTTCACCATCCGCGGCTCGCTCGCCCGCGCCTCGCTGCGGCTCGGGGTGCTGACGCTGCCCGACGCCCGCGCCCGTCTCGGCTGGCTGCTCGCCCACCTCGGCGACCTGCCCGGCAGCGGCATCATCTACACGCTCACCGTCTCGGCGGCCGAGGACATCGCCCGGCTCCTCCGCGAATCCGGGTACGCCGTCCGCGCCTACACCGGCCGGACCGACAACGACGAACGCGAGCAGCTCGAAGGGCAGCTGAAGAACAACGAGCTGAAGGCGCTCGTGGCGACCAGTGCACTCGGCATGGGGTTCGACAAGCCCGACCTGGGCTTCGTCGTCCACATCGGCGCCCCGTCCTCCCCCGTCGCGTACTACCAGCAGATCGGTCGTGCCGGGCGTGCCACCGACAACGCCGACGTGCTGCTGCTGCCGGGGCGTGAGGACCAGGAGATCTGGCAGTACTTCGCCAGCGCCTCGATGCCGACCGAGTCCCGCGCCTCCGCCGTGCTCGGAGCGCTCTCCACCGACAGCGCCATGTCGACCGTCGCGCTCGAAGGGCTCGTCGACATCAAGCGGTCGACGCTGGAACTGCTCCTCAAGGTGCTCGACGTCGACGGCGCCGTCCGTCGCGTCGGTGGCGGCTGGGTCGCCACCGGTCGGCCGTGGGAGTACGACGCCGCACGCTACGAGCGGGTCGCCGCCGCACGCGCTGCCGAGGCCGCGTCGATGCTCACCTACGAGTCGACCAGCGCGTGCCGGATGCAGTTGCTCCAGCAGGACCTCGACGACCCCACCGCCGAACCCTGCGGGCGGTGTGACAACTGCGCCGGGGCCTGGTACCCGACCGACGTCTCGGACGCCGACCGCACGGGGGCCGCGAACGCCCTCGACCAGGTCGGCGTCGAGATCGCCCCGCGGGCGCAGTGGCCCTCGGGCATGGCGTCGCTCGGCGTCGCCGTGAAGGGCAAGATCCCGGCCGGCGAACTCGTCGCCCCGGGTCGTGCCGTCGCCCGCCTCACCGACCTCGGCTGGGGTGGCCCGCTCCGTGCCCTGTTCGCGAACGCCACCCCGGACGCACCGGTGTCCCGTGAACTCGTCGACGGCTGTGTCCGCGCGCTCAAGGACTGGCCGTGGGAGACCCGGCCGACCGGGGTCGTCGCGATGTCCTCGCGCTCCCGGCCGCAGCTCGTCGCCTCGCTCGCGCAGGCGCTGTCCTCGATCGGCCGGCTGCAGCACCTCGGCACCCTCGAGCGCGACGGCGGAACACCGCGTGGTGACGGTGCGACGAACAGCGCCTACCGGCTGTCGGGGGTGTGGGACACCTTCGTGATCGGACCGGAACTCGCGGCCGCGCTGCAGGCCCACGAGGGACCGGTCCTGCTCGTCGACGACCTGGTCGACAGCCGGTGGACGATGACGGTGGCGGGGCGGGAACTCCGACGAGCCGGAGCGTCGGCCGTGCTGCCGTTCGCCCTCGCCACCGTGGCCTGA
- a CDS encoding oxidoreductase produces MTTTSLPGGTFRLADDLELTRVGYGAMQLAGPHVFGPPADRDEALRVLRTVVELGITHIDTAEFYGPHVTNELIREALSPYGDDVHIVTKVGSVRDAKGNWVPTRQPDDLVAQVHENLRTLGLEQLEVVNIRMGGFDAPEPGSIAPQVEALARLQEEGLVRHIGLSTVSAEQLAEAQSYAPIVCVQNMYNVARREDDALVDLTASQGIAYVPYFPLGGFSPIQSGALDRVAERLEVSRLTVALSWLLQRSPNMLLIPGTSSVDHLRDNVASAGFALPDDAVAELDAIGSAA; encoded by the coding sequence ATGACCACGACATCGCTCCCAGGCGGCACGTTCCGCCTCGCCGACGACCTCGAACTCACCCGCGTCGGGTACGGCGCCATGCAGCTCGCCGGACCGCACGTGTTCGGTCCGCCCGCCGACCGCGACGAGGCGCTCCGGGTGCTGCGGACCGTCGTCGAGCTCGGCATCACCCACATCGACACCGCCGAGTTCTACGGCCCGCACGTCACGAACGAGCTCATCCGCGAAGCGCTCTCGCCGTACGGGGACGACGTGCACATCGTCACGAAGGTCGGCTCGGTGCGGGACGCCAAGGGCAACTGGGTGCCGACCCGGCAGCCCGACGACCTGGTGGCACAGGTGCACGAGAACCTGCGCACCCTCGGGCTCGAGCAGCTCGAGGTCGTGAACATCCGGATGGGCGGGTTCGACGCTCCGGAGCCGGGCTCGATCGCCCCGCAGGTGGAGGCGCTCGCCCGCCTGCAGGAGGAGGGGCTGGTCCGTCACATCGGGCTGTCCACCGTCAGCGCCGAGCAGCTCGCCGAGGCGCAGAGCTACGCGCCGATCGTCTGCGTGCAGAACATGTACAACGTGGCCCGTCGTGAGGACGACGCCCTCGTCGACCTCACCGCGTCGCAGGGGATCGCGTACGTGCCGTACTTCCCACTGGGCGGGTTCTCGCCGATACAGTCCGGGGCGCTCGACCGGGTCGCGGAACGGCTGGAGGTGTCGCGCCTGACGGTGGCGCTGTCGTGGCTGCTCCAGCGGTCCCCGAACATGCTGCTGATCCCGGGGACGTCCTCGGTGGACCACCTGCGGGACAACGTCGCGTCGGCCGGATTCGCGCTGCCGGACGACGCCGTCGCCGAGCTCGACGCGATCGGGTCGGCCGCGTAG